In one Dehalogenimonas formicexedens genomic region, the following are encoded:
- the ruvX gene encoding Holliday junction resolvase RuvX encodes MLERIIGLDVGDKWLGVALSDPMGIIARPLVVLERRDDFSDSETVIKLVNEYQAGKVVIGLPRLMSGHIGNQAEHVQHFASQVASLTDVPVLFQDERFSTADAQEIMKTNRKKKKAFFKQRDDAVAAAVILQDFLDQNRPAGGFS; translated from the coding sequence ATGCTTGAACGCATTATCGGTCTTGATGTCGGCGATAAGTGGCTAGGGGTGGCCCTTTCCGACCCCATGGGCATTATCGCCCGTCCGCTGGTGGTGCTTGAACGGCGAGACGATTTTTCGGACTCCGAAACGGTGATCAAACTGGTCAACGAATACCAGGCCGGCAAGGTTGTGATCGGTCTGCCCAGGCTGATGAGCGGTCATATCGGCAACCAGGCGGAGCATGTTCAGCATTTTGCCTCCCAGGTCGCTTCCCTGACAGATGTCCCGGTACTGTTCCAGGACGAGCGTTTCTCCACCGCCGACGCCCAGGAAATCATGAAAACAAACCGGAAAAAGAAAAAGGCATTTTTCAAGCAGCGCGATGACGCCGTCGCCGCGGCCGTCATCCTGCAGGATTTTTTAGACCAAAACAGGCCTGCCGGCGGCTTTTCCTAA